The following are from one region of the Fusarium keratoplasticum isolate Fu6.1 chromosome 4, whole genome shotgun sequence genome:
- a CDS encoding Heat shock protein 60 — MQRALSTRARASVLSSAATKYRAGGLSQQVRFAHKELKFGVEGRAALLAGVDTLAKAVATTLGPKGRNVLIESSFGSPKITKDGVTVARAVSLKDKFENLGAKLLQDVASKTNEVAGDGTTTATVLARAIFSETVKNVAAGCNPMDLRRGIQAAVEAVVEFLQKNKRDITTSAEIAQVATISANGDIHIGQMIANAMEKVGKEGVITVKEGKTVQDELEVTEGMRFDRGFVSPYFITDTKSQKVEFENPLILLSEKKISAVQDIIPALEVSTQQRRPLVIIAEDIEGEALAVCILNKLRGQLQVAAVKAPGFGDNRKSILGDLAILTDGTVFTDELDVKLEKATPDMLGSTGSITITKEDTILLNGSGAKDNIAQRCEQIRGVMADPTTSEYEKEKLQERLAKLSGGVAVIKVGGSSEVEVGEKKDRFVDALNATRAAVEEGILPGGGTALIKASAHALGEVKSANFDQQLGVSIVKNAITRPARTIIENAGLEGSVVIGKLTDEHANDFNKGFDSAKGEYVDMIAAGILDPFKVVRTGLIDASGVASLLGTTEVAIVDAPEEKGPAGPPMGGMGGMGGMGGMGGMM; from the exons ATGCAGCGCGCATTGAGCACTCGGGCGAGGGCCTCTGTCCTGTCCTCGGCAGCCACCAAGTACCGAGCGGGCGGTCTTAGCCAGCAGGTCCGATTTGCTCACAAG GAGCTCAAGTTCGGTGTTGAGGGCCGCGCTGCTCTTCTCGCCGGTGTCGACACcctcgccaaggccgtcgCTACCACCCTCGGACCCAAGGGCCGAAATGTCCTCATTGAGTCCAGCTTCGGCTCTcccaagatcaccaagg ATGGTGTGACCGTTGCCCGCGCTGtcagcctcaaggacaaATTCGAGAACCTCGGCGCCAAGCTGCTCCAGGATGTTGCCTCCAAGACCAACGAGGTCGCCGGTGACGgtaccaccaccgccactGTCCTCGCCcgcgccatcttctccgaGACCGTCAAGAacgttgctgctggctgcaACCCCATGGATCTCCGACGCGGTATCCAGGCTGCCGTCGAGGCCgttgtcgagttcctccagAAGAACAAGCGggacatcaccaccagcgcCGAGATCGCTCAGGTCGCCACCATCTCCGCCAACGGTGATATCCACATTGGTCAGATGATTGCCAACGCCATGGAGAAGGTTGGCAAGGAGGGTGTCATcaccgtcaaggagggcaagactGTCCAGGATGAGCTCGAGGTCACTGAGGGTATGCGATTCGACCGTGGCTTCGTCTCCCCCTACTTCATCACCGACACCAAGTCTCAGAAGGTCGAGTTTGAGAAccctctcatcctcctctccgagaagaagatctcTGCTGTCCAGGACATCATCCCTGCTCTTGAGGTCTCCACCCAGCAGCGACGACctcttgtcatcattgctGAGGACATTGAGGGTGAGGCTCTCGCTGTCTGCATTCTCAACAAGCTCCGTGGCCAGCTCCAGGTCGCTGCCGTCAAGGCTCCCGGCTTCGGTGACAACCGCAAGTCCATCCTCGGCGATCTCGCCATCCTGACCGACGGTACCGTCTTCACTGACGAGCTTGACGTCAAGCTTGAGAAGGCTACCCCCGACATGCTCGGCTCCACTggctccatcaccatcaccaaggaggacaccatcctcctcaacgGCAGCGGTGCCAAGGACAACATCGCTCAGCGATGCGAGCAGATCCGTGGCGTTATGGCTGACCCCACCACCTCCGAgtacgagaaggagaagctccaggagcGTCTCGCCAAGCTCTCTGGCGgtgtcgccgtcatcaaggtcggCGGCTCCTCCGAGGTTGAGgtcggcgagaagaaggaccgCTTCGTCGATGCCCTGAACGCTACCCGCGCCGCCGTTGAGGAGGGTATCCTGCCCGGTGGTGGTACTGCCCTCATCAAGGCCTCTGCCCACGCCCTCGGCGAGGTCAAGTCTGCCAACTTTGACCAGCAGCTCGGTGTCAGCATTGTCAAGAACGCCATCACCCGCCCTGCCCGCACCATCATTGAGAACGCCGGCCTCGAGGGTTCCGTCGTCATTGGCAAGCTCACCGATGAGCACGCCAACGACTTCAACAAGGGCTTCGACAGCGCCAAGGGCGAGTACGTCGACATGATCGCTGCCGGTATCCTTGACCCCTTCAAGGTCGTCCGCACTGGTCTCATCGATGCCAGCGGTGTTGCCTCTCTGCTGGGCACCACCGAGGTCGCTATCGTTGATGCTcccgaggagaagggcccTGCTGGACCTCCTATGGGAGGCATGGGCGGTATGGGCGGCATGGGTGGCATGGGAGGCATGATGTAA
- a CDS encoding SAM-MT-RSMB-NOP domain-containing protein, protein MGVGRRMKKQGPPQPLSEEHFAKLKRKAGLPADPVVEAPEKKKRKTSKATEPKSNGVAKKDSAKKDATKKKGAKAVKAAPPAPKANGKSKKSKAPAPALEDLSDEEMDDEFDLDDLEDGSSDAGVGLKDDFLASGSDDDSVFDSEEEGGAAKAMWSEDEDESDAEEKLTAANIEGLSRKLDAQMAEDAAEAEAEMAEDALQTNIHGDKPHILQDDDEDEDELTKTNALLAPDLQLLRTRITETIRVLDDFANLSEDGRSRVEYTTQLIKDICAYYGYSEYLAEKLFNLFTPREAFAFFEANESARPVVIRTNTLRTHRRDLAQALINRGVTLEPVGKWSKVGLQVFESNVPLGATPEYLAGHYILQAASSFLPCMALEPQENERVLDMAAAPGGKTTYMAAMMKNTGVIVANDPNKARAKGLIGNIHRLGTRNVVVSNYDAREFPKPMGGFDRVLLDAPCSGTGVIAKDPSVKTNKTERDFMQLPHIQKQLILAAIDSVNHASKTGGYIVYSTCSVTVEENEQVVQYALSRRPNVRLVESGLPFGKEGFTSYMGKKFDPSMRHTRRYYPHTYNVDGFFVAKFHKIGPTPLKSSAPRDRSSGPADEEEEVIDKTPIATDDDEEPKSKADDDFGGWDEDEDQEYMEKGRRNAMRRRGLDPRSNSKKAKKQSKK, encoded by the coding sequence ATGGGTGTCGGACGTCGCATGAAGAAGCAGGGCCCGCCCCAACCCCTGTCGGAAGAGCACTTTGCAAAGCTCAAGCGCAAGGCCGGTCTGCCTGCCGATCCTGTCGTCGAGGCccccgagaagaagaagcggaaaACCAGCAAGGCTACCGAACCCAAGAGCAATGGagtcgccaagaaggactcTGCTAAGAAGgatgccaccaagaagaagggagcCAAGGCTGTGAAGGCTGCGCCGCCCGCGCCCAAGGCGAAtggcaagagcaagaagagcaaggccCCTGCGCCGGCATTGGAGGATCTttctgatgaggagatggatgatgagtTTGACCTGGACGATCTGGAGGATGGATCTTCAGACGCTGGTGTTGGATTGAAGGACGATTTCCTCGCCTCTGGGTCCGACGACGACTCTGTGTTCGACtcagaagaggaaggcggCGCTGCAAAGGCCATGTGGtccgaggatgaagacgagtcggacgccgaggagaagctcacaGCCGCCAACATTGAGGGTCTCTCAAGAAAACTGGACGCTCAAATGGCGGAGGACgctgccgaggccgaggccgagatggctgAGGACGCTCTGCAGACCAACATCCACGGCGACAAGCCTCACATTCTAcaagacgatgacgaggacgaggacgagctcaCAAAGACCAATGCCCTTCTGGCGCCCGACCTGCAGCTCCTGCGAACGAGAATCACCGAAACCATCCGCGTCCTCGACGACTTTGCCAATCTGTCCGAGGACGGCCGCTCGAGAGTCGAGTACACGACACAGCTCATCAAGGATATCTGCGCATACTACGGCTACTCTGAGTACCTGGCTGAGAAGCTCTTTAACCTCTTTACACCCCGCgaggcctttgccttcttcgaGGCTAACGAGTCGGCGAGACCCGTCGTCATCCGCACAAACACCCTACGCACCCACCGCCGTGACCTCGCCCAGGCTCTCATCAACCGCGGCGTCACTCTCGAGCCCGTCGGCAAGTGGTCCAAGGTCGGCCTCCAGGTCTTCGAAAGCAACGTTCCCCTCGGTGCTACCCCCGAGTACCTCGCCGGCCACTACATCCTCCAGGCCGCATCATCTTTCCTGCCCTGCATGGCTCTCGAGCCCCAGGAGAACGAGCGCGTGCTGGATATGGCCGCTGCTCCCGGTGGAAAGACGACTTacatggctgccatgatgaagaacaCTGGTGTCATCGTGGCCAACGATCCCAACAAAGCCCGAGCCAAGGGTCTCATCGGAAACATCCACCGTCTCGGCACGCGCAACGTTGTCGTCTCCAACTACGATGCCCGAGAGTTCCCCAAGCCCATGGGCGGCTTCGACCGTGTCCTGCTCGATGCCCCCTGTTCCGGTACCGGTGTCATTGCAAAGGATCCTAGcgtcaagaccaacaagacGGAGCGTGACTTTATGCAGCTGCCTCACATCCAGAAGCAGCTTatcctcgccgccatcgactCGGTCAACCACGCCTCCAAGACTGGTGGTTACATTGTCTACTCGACCTGTTCCGTCACCGTTGAGGAGAACGAGCAGGTCGTTCAGTACGCCCTCTCTCGTCGTCCCAATGTCCGTCTCGTCGAGTCCGGCCTCCCCTTTGGAAAGGAAGGCTTCACGAGCTACATGGGCAAAAAGTTTGACCCTTCAATGCGCCACACCCGCCGATACTACCCCCACACTTACAACGTCGACGGTTTCTTCGTCGCCAAGTTCCACAAGATTGGACCTACACCCCTCAAGTCGTCCGCACCCCGCGACCGTTCCTCGGGCCCtgcagatgaggaggaagaggtcatcGACAAGACGCCCATCGCTaccgatgacgacgaggagcccaagtccaaggccgaTGACGACTTTGGAGGCtgggacgaggacgaggaccaGGAGTACATGGAGAAGGGCAGGAGGAACGCCATGCGCAGGAGAGGTCTGGATCCCAGGAGTAACAgcaaaaaggccaagaagcagagcaAAAAGTAG
- a CDS encoding NADH-ubiquinone oxidoreductase 78 kDa subunit, mitochondrial, translated as MLRHTIARSAWRTSRRAANVSRAFATTSQRPAEVELTIDGKKVSIEAGSALIQACEKAGVTVPRYCYHEKLMIAGNCRMCLVEVERAPKPVASCAWPVQPGMVVKTNSPLTHKAREGVMEFLLANHPLDCPICDQGGECDLQDQSMRYGADRGRFHEIGGKRAVEDKNIGPLIKTSMNRCIHCTRCVRFANDIAGAPELGSTGRGNDLQIGTYLEKNLDSEMSGNVIDLCPVGALTSKPYAFRARPWELKHTESIDVLDGLGSNIRVDSRGLEVMRILPRLNDDVNEEWINDKTRFACDGLKTQRLTMPLVRREGRFEPADWEEALSEVARAWQIKNPQGNEFKVIAGALTEVESLVVAKDMANKLGSENLALDTPTGSQPIAHGVDVRSNFLFNSQIWGIEEADAILIVGSNPRHEAAVLNARIRKQWLRSDLEIGVVGETWDSTFEFEHLGNDHAALKQALAGPFGAKLKAAKRPMIIVGSGVTDHADAKAYYETVGAFVEKHADNFRTEEWQGYNVLQREASRAGAFEVGFTTPSAEVAETKPKFVWLLGADEVNEADIPKDAFVVYQGHHGDKGAQIADIILPGAAYTEKAGTYINTEGRVQMTRAATSLPGAARTDWKILRAVSEFLGAPLPYDDVAMVRDRMVEISPALAAYDVVEPVALPALSKVQLVDQNKGAAASGAPLKKVIDNFYFTDVISRSSPTMARCSAAKATGDPRTNFMAPGMEEDRPMGQVEYGA; from the exons ATGCTCCGACACACCATAGCTCGTTCGGCTTGGCGGACCAGCCGGCGGGCGGCCAATGTCTCGCGAGCCTTCGCGACGACGAGCCAGCGTCCAGCCGAGGTGGAGCTGACAATTG ATGGAAAGAAGGTCTCGATTGAAG CCGGTTCGGCCCTTATCCAGGCCTGCGAGAAGGCGGGTGTGACAGTCCCGAG ATACTGCTACCATGA GAAGCTTATGATTGCCGGCAACTGCCGAATGTGCCTGGTGGAGGTTGAGAGGGCCCCGAAGCCCGTCGCCTCTTGTGCCTGGCCCGTACAACCCGGAATGGTCGTCAAGACCAACTCTCCTCTTACCCACAAGGCCCGCGAGGGTGTCATGGAGTTTCTGCTCGCCAACCACCCCCTCGACTGCCCCATCTGTGATCAGGGTGGTGAGTGCGATCTCCAGGACCAGTCTATGCGTTACGGAGCCGACCGAGGCCGATTCCACGAGATTGGCGGCAAGCGAGCcgtcgaggacaagaacatTGGCCCCCTGATCAAGACGTCCATGAACCGATGCATTCACTGCACCCGATGTGTCCGTTTCGCCAACGACATCGCCGGAGCTCCGGAGCTTGGCTCCACCGGCCGTGGTAACGACCTCCAGATCGGCACCTACCTCGAGAAGAACCTGGACTCGGAGATGTCTGGCAACGTTATCGACCTCTGCCCCGTTGGTGCCCTCACCTCCAAGCCCTACGCCTTCCGAGCTCGTCCCTGGGAGTTGAAGCACACCGAGTCGATCGACgttctcgacggccttggctCCAACATCCGAGTTGACTCCCGTGGCCTCGAGGTTATGCGTATCCTCCCCCGATTGAACGACGACGTGAACGAGGAATGGATCAACGATAAGACTCGATTCGCCTGTGACGGTCTCAAGACCCAGCGTCTGACCATGCCTTTGGTCCGCCGCGAGGGCCGCTTCGAGCCCGCCGACTGGGAGGAGGCTCTGTCCGAGGTTGCCCGAGCCTGGCAGATCAAGAACCCCCAGGGTAACGAGTTCAAGGTTATTGCTGGTGCTCTGACTGAGGTTGAGTCTCTTGTTGTTGCCAaggacatggccaacaagCTCGGCTCCGAGAACCTCGCCCTGGATACCCCTACTGGCAGCCAGCCCATTGCCCACGGTGTCGACGTCCGATCCAACTTCCTCTTCAACTCCCAGATCTGGGGTattgaggaggctgatgcCATCTTGATTGTTGGCAGCAACCCCCGACATGAGGCTGCCGTCCTCAACGCCCGTATCCGAAAGCAGTGGCTCCGATCCGACCTTGAgattggtgttgttggtgagaCCTGGGACTCTACCTTTGAGTTTGAGCACTTGGGCAACGACCACGCTGCTCTCAAGCAGGCTCTTGCCGGACCCTTCGGTGCTaagctcaaggctgccaagcgACCCATGATCATCGTGGGCTCTGGTGTCACTGACCACGCTGATGCCAAGGCTTACTACGAGACCGTCGGCGCCTTTGTTGAGAAGCACGCTGACAACTTCCGAACTGAGGAGTGGCAGGGCTACAACGTTCTCCAGCGTGAGGCTTCGCGTGCCGGTGCTTTCGAGGTTGGCTTCACCACCCCCTCCGCCGAGGTTGCCGAGACCAAGCCCAAGTTTGTCTGGCTCCTGGGTGCCGATGAGGTCAACGAGGCCGACATCCCCAAGGACGCTTTCGTTGTCTACCAGGGCCACCACGGTGACAAGGGCGCTCAGATCGCCGATATCATCCTCCCCGGTGCTGCTTACACTGAGAAGGCCGGTACCTACATCAACACCGAGGGCCGAGTCCAGATGACCCGAGCTGCCACCTCCCTGCCTGGTGCTGCCCGAACTGACTGGAAGATCCTCCGAGCTGTCAGCGAGTTCCTGGGCGCCCCCCTCCCTTACGATGACGTTGCCATGGTTCGGGACCGCATGGTTGAGATCAGCCCTGCCCTGGCCGCCTACGATGTCGTTGAGCCCGTCGCCCTCCCTGCCCTGAGCAAGGTTCAGCTTGTGGACCAGAACAAGGGCGCCGCTGCTAGCGGTGCTCCTCTCAAGAAGGTTATTGACAACTTCTATTTCACAGATGTTATCTCGCGAAG CTCGCCAACAATGGCACGCTGCTCGGCAGCCAAGGCTACGGGTGACCCCCGGACAAACTTTATGGCCCCCGGAATGGAGGAGGATAGGCCCATGGGCCAGGTCGAGTATGGGGCATAA
- a CDS encoding Selenoprotein O — MLCRNALRRVTPRSSLQRINKMAAHLSNGAAAPNSNNSNYPGASLEDLPKSWHFTESLPADAVFPTPADSHKTPRDQITPRQVREAIFTWVRPAEQKDPELLAVSPAALRDLGIKAGEEKTDDFRQLVAGNKLYGWDEEKLEGGYPWAQCYGGFQFGQWAGQLGDGRAISLFETTNPASGERYELQLKGAGLTPYSRFADGKAVLRSSIREFVVSEALNALKIPTTRALSLTLLPNSKVLRERVEPGAIVLRFAQSWLRLGNFDILRARGDRDLIRKLSTYIAEDVFGGWDKLPARLENPDEPKTSPPPKRGVARDTIEGPEDAEENRFTRLYREVVRRNATTVANWQAYGFMNGVLNTDNTSIYGLSIDFGPFAFMDNFDPTYTPNHDDYALRYSYRNQPTIIWWNLVRFGEAIGEMMGMGAKVDDPTFVEKGVTEGEEAAVVARAEKLITQAGEEFKIVFLNEYKRLMTARLGLKTHKDSDFDVLFSEALDTLEALELDFHHFFRRLSNLKLQDLATEEGRKEKASTFFHKEGPPTTGTEDGARERIAKWLASWRERVVEDWKDESDNVSEERDNERIEAMKKVNPNFVPRGWILDEVIKRVEKDGERDVLDRIMQMALHPFEDTWDGQTFDGKTFKGDKDEEARWIADPPKTERAIQCSCSS; from the exons ATGCTCTGTCGCAACGCCCTCCGCAGAGTTACCCCTCGGTCATCTTTGCAGAGAATCAACAAAATGGCAGCCCATCTCTCCAACGGTGCGGCGGCGCCCAATTCAAATAATTCGAACTACCCCGGCGCATCCCTCGAGGATCTTCCCAAGTCCTGGCACTTTACCGAATCCCTCCCTGCCGATGCCGTCTTCCCTACGCCCGCCGATTCGCACAAGACCCCACGAGATCAGATAACTCCCCGACAAGTCCGAGAAGCCATCTTCACATGGGTGCGCCCAGCTGAGCAGAAGGACCCCGAGCTTCTAGCCGTTAGTCCAGCTGCGCTGCGAGAtctgggcatcaaggccggAGAGGAAAAGACGGATGACTTCAGACAGCTGGTTGCCGGCAACAAGCTATACGGTTGGGATGAAGAAAAGCTCGAGGGAGGATATCCATGGGCTCAATGCTATGGTGGCTTCCAATTCGGACAATGGGCTGGTCAGCTCGGTGATGGCAGAGCTATATCCCTCTTCGAGACAACCAATCCAGCCTCTGGCGAGCGCTACGAGCTTCAGCTCAAGGGCGCCGGTTTGACACCCTACTCCCGCTTCGCCGACGGAAAAGCAGTTCTCCGATCGAGTATCCGAGAGTTTGTGGTTTCAGAGGCGCTCAATGCGCTCAAGATTCCCACCACTAGAGCATTGTCGCTTACTCTGTTGCCAAACTCCAAGGTCCTTCGGGAGAGGGTCGAGCCGGGAGCCATTGTGCTGCGGTTCGCCCAGTCTTGGTTGCGTCTGGGCAACTTTGATATCCTCCGGGCCAGGGGTGATCGCGACTTGATTAGAAAGCTGTCTACGTACATCGCTGAAGACGTCTTTGGTGGTTGGGATAAACTACCTGCTCGATTGGAGAACCCAGATGAGCCCAAAACTTCACCGCCGCCAAAGCGTGGAGTGGCAAGAGATACCATTGAAGGACCTGAGGACGCTGAGGAAAACCGGTTCACGAGGCTTTATCGAGAAGTCGTTAGGCGCAATGCGACAACGGTGGCCAATTGGCAAGCGTATGGATTCATGAATGGAGTGCTG aacACAGACAATACCTCCATCTATGGACTCTCGATAGACTTTGGTCCGTTTGCCTTTATGGACAACTTTGACCCGACGTATACACCAAATCACGATGACTACGCCCTGCGATACAGCTATAGAAACCAGCCTACCATCATCTGGTGGAATCTCGTCCGCTTCGGCGAGGCAATTGgcgagatgatggggatgggtGCCAAGGTGGACGATCCAACCTTTGTTGAAAAAGGTGTTACAGAAGGGGAGGAGGCAGCAGTCGTAGCCAGGGCTGAGAAGCTCATCACACAGGCCGGCGAGGAGTTCAAGATTGTGTTCCTCAATGAGTACAAGAGACTCATGACCGCCCGGCTTGGTCTGAAGACACACAAAGACTCCGACTTTGACGTGCTCTTCAGCGAAGCCTTGGATACCCTGGAAGCCTTGGAACTGGACTTTCACCATTTCTTCCGTCGCCTTAGCAACCTCAAGCTGCAGGATCTGGCTACCGAAGAGGGTCGAAAGGAGAAGGCATCCACTTTCTTCCACAAGGAAGGCCCCCCAACGACTGGCACAGAAGATGGGGCCAGGGAGCGCATTGCAAAGTGGCTGGCCAGCTGGAGAGAACGTGTTGTCGAGGACTGGAAGGATGAGAGTGACAACGTGTCAGAGGAGAGGGACAACGAGAGAATCGAGGCGATGAAGAAGGTCAACCCCAACTTTGTCCCTCGCGGTTGGATCCTCGACGAGGTTATCAAGCGCGTAGAAAAGGACGGTGAGAGGGATGTGCTCGACCGCATTATGCAGATGGCTCTCCATCCCTTCGAAGACACATGGGATGGACAGACCTTCGACGGGAAGACATTcaagggcgacaaggacgaggaggccaggTGGATTGCCGACCCTCCAAAGACCGAGAGAGCCATCCAGTGTAGCTGTAGCTCATAG
- a CDS encoding Cofilin, producing the protein MSQSGATVSQECITAYNDLKLNKKYKYIVYKLSDDYKEIVVEHASEDKDWEEFREKLINATSKSRTGAVGKGPRYAVYDFEYSLASGDGIRNKLAFIAWSPDDAGIQPKMIYASSKEALKRSLTGIAVELQANDTDDIEYDTIIKTVSKGLAG; encoded by the exons ATG TCTCAATCCGG AGCCACCGTTTCCCAGGAGTGCATAACTGCCTACAATGACTTGAAGCTCAACAAGAAGTACAAGTACATCGTCTACAAGCTCTCCGACGACTACAAGGAGATTGTTGTCGAGCACGCctccgaggacaaggactgGGAAGAGTTCCgtgagaagctcatcaacgccacctCCAAGAGCCGAACG GGCGCTGTCGGCAAGGGTCCCCGATACGCCGTCTACGACTTTGAGTACAGCCTGGCCTCTGGCGACGGCATCCG AAACAAGCTCGCCTTCATTGCCTGGTCTCCCGATGATGCCGGCATCCAG CCCAAGATGATCTACGCCTCCTCCAAAGAGGCTCTGAAGCGATCACTCACTGGCATTGCGGTCGAGCTCCAGGCCAACGACACTGATGATATCGAATacgacaccatcatcaagaccgTCAGCAAGGGTCTTGCTGGTTAA